A genomic segment from Solenopsis invicta isolate M01_SB chromosome 5, UNIL_Sinv_3.0, whole genome shotgun sequence encodes:
- the LOC120357693 gene encoding uncharacterized protein LOC120357693: protein MGFTPQKQEISWSRFQAPLYSLLSTSCPQENGHARPRRHPAAIARTGAIARTGAWRTHARERTQCWHSISSSDSARKMFLNDSRNRLQPNAIPTKEPSFHNSQTMEAISSDVIPNQPNCQEPLKADERDKSILSESKETQTDLSRNSPQKKLLRKRNVMLQKKIKRLQRKTDIKKKIKIQDCSTIEHYLNLTDHFLPEPLAKFVKTQARLNQYLKKGLHDFLFDVLRTKISTFAVPTDKYCILCMDEASLKANLFYNISKDEVIGFEDTGNGKSFSPACNVALLMIRGMYKSWKQPLGYYFLHSTFSADKLKNVITEVLSKLQGIGLKVIAFVTDMGNNFIQLEKLLNVTTDSPYFFINNEQIAYFFDPPHVQKAVRNNF from the exons ATGGGGTTCACTCCACAAAAGCAAGAGATCAGCTGGTCTCGGTTCCAAGCGCCCTTATATTCCCTATTGAGTACATCTTGTCCACAAGAAAACGGCCACGCTCGACCGCGTCGCCACCCCGCGGCGATAGCGCGAACTGGCGCGATAGCGCGAACTGGCGCCTGGCGAACGCATGCTCGCGAGCGTACGCAGTGCTGGCACAGTATATCCAGTAGCGACAGTGCGAGAAAA atGTTCCTGAATGATTCGCGAAACAGGCTTCAACCAAATGCTATTCCTACAAAAGAACCATCATTCCATAATTCACAAACAATGGAAGCTATTTCAAGCGATGTAATACCCAATCAGCCTAATTGTCAGGAACCATTAAAAGCAG atGAAAGAGATAAATCTATTCTTTCGGAAAGTAAAGAAACACAAACAGATTTATCAAGAAATTCACcacaaaaaaagttattaaggAAAAGAAACGTAATGctgcaaaagaaaataaaaaggttGCAAAGAAAAacagatataaagaaaaaaattaagattcaGGACTGTAGTACCattgaacattatttaaatttgacagATCATTTTTTACCAGAACCTCTTGCTAAGTTTGTTAAAACACAAGCTCGTTTAaatcagtatttaaaaaaag GCTTGCATGACTTTTTATTTGATGTTTTACGAACCAAAATAAGTACTTTTGCTGTTCCTACCgacaaatattgtattttgtgcATGGATGAAGCATCGCTCAAAGcaaatttgttttacaatatcAGTAAAGATGAAGTAATCGGATTTGAGGATACAGGAAATGGCAAGTCTTTCTCTCCTGCATGCAATGTTGCTCTATTAATGATTAGAGGCATGTACAAATCATGGAAACAACCTCTGGGCTATTATTTTCTACATTCTACATTTTCAGCTGATAAGCTTAAAAATGTGATTACTGAAGTACTTAGTAAATTGCAAGGAATTGGACTTAAAGTGATTGCATTTGTAACAGATATGGGtaacaattttatacaattagaaAAGTTGCTTAATGTTACAACAGATTCtccatattttttcataaataatgaacaaattgcTTATTTTTTTGATCCTCCACACGTACAAAAAGCtgttagaaataatttctaa